The Persephonella hydrogeniphila sequence TGATGATTTACCTTCAAGACTACTTAAAGAAATAGAAGAAGAAAAACTAAAAAACTGGCTAGGCTTAAGATTTTCAGCAATCTTAGAAGATGGAACACCTTTATGGAAAGAAATGTGGTCTATTGAAGATTTAGAAAAGAAAAAAAGGGCTTTAGGTTCTGTTCATTTTTCAACAGAGTATTTAAATGAACCACTATCAGAAGAAGATATGATATTTAAACCTGATTGGATACAGTATTACCAGCCTGTTGAAATATATAATAAAAACCTTGATGTAGTTATGGGGGTTGACCCAGCAACAGGCAAAAAGAATGGAGATTATTCAGCGATAGTTACTGTTGGTAAAGATAGAGGAACAGGACTTTATTATGTATTAGATGCTTACGGAGAAAAGATTTCAGATTTAAAATTTGCAAACAAAATAATTGAAAAATATCTGATATATAAACCAAGAAAAATAATTTTTGAATCCCAAGTATTTCAAGAGCTATACAAAAACACAATAATGCGAGAAGCTTCTAAACAAGGAATTCATCTACCAATAAAGCCAGTAAAAGCTACTATACAGAAAGAAATAAGGATACAAAGGCTGGCTCCTTTGATAGAAAATGGACTGATACATTTTAAAGAAAATCAAAAATTACTTATTGATCAACTTATCGAATTCCCTAAAGGTTCTCACGATGATTTACCGGATGCTTTAGAAATGGCTGTAAGTGCATTTGAAAAAACTTCTGGAGATGTAAAAATAGTAGACTCTACTCCATGGAATTCTAAAAGGTTGGAAATTCAATATTAGTAGCTATCACATAAGCTCTGGACTAACTTGATAAGAAAAAATAAATCTTGTAGATTCACAAAAAATATATTTGAGGGTTACCATGGGGATAAAAATTCCAGTCAAAGAAGGCAATCTGATTCAAGAAGAAATTATAAATTTAATTAGAAAAAAACAAGAACTAAATGAAGAACTGGCAAGAATAAACAGAAAACTAAAAGAAAAATTAAACCTGCAAAGACAAGTAATCATTGATTATGAAAGTTGGGTGAAGCAAAAAAGTATAGAAAAATTGGGTGAGGTAAAAGCCTCATATTCAATAAGAGAAGTTTCAAGAATAACCGGAATTTCTCGTTCAACGATTCATCACAGAATAATGGAAGGACAAATTTTAACTTTAGAGGACAAAAATAAGAGAATTCCATTTGAAGAAGTTGTAAAACTTGTAAGTCTGTATTACTAATCTGTCCAACCTGTCCTAACTTTTCGCATTTTCGCATTCTATCTTTTTTACATGATTAGAATACCAACAAGCCAAGAGATTTTAAATATGTTAGTAAATGAATTCTCTCAAGTTATCAATACGACTAAGGCACATAGGGGATATGCTCAACATTCAGTAGTTCCATCTTTATCTATTGAATTTTCAGGGCAGAGTATAAAAACGAATCGTAAAAGATGGAGAACCACAGAAACCAGCACAGATGTAACAATTAGATATAAAGTTAATGATTTTTTATACACATTTGAGCTTAATGCTTTAGTTCCTGAAAATCAGATTAATCTCTTAGATCAAATAGTATCAGCAGTAGTTAATAACCCTTACAAAACAGATTCAAATGGAGAGCAATTAGAACTTTCAATTACTCCTTT is a genomic window containing:
- the terL gene encoding phage terminase large subunit, coding for MSYKEKGIKRALEKVNASEEKTDPKKQERLKKAENDFWFFCSYYLSHYFSSEPADYHKILVEIINTEKITNDQVKKLKSYIKPKYHNLLKPIHTLEGLVDIEPREHAKSTRMSLAYPLWRVLTGKSKFILLMSASQEMANLFLENIKAELEENEKLIEDFGEQQGDKWKSDFITLKNGSAIASKGAGASMRGIRYRQHRPDLVIADDIMKDDLANSLSQREKLYRWFKRVVMALGKNAFVVVVNTIFHSDDLPSRLLKEIEEEKLKNWLGLRFSAILEDGTPLWKEMWSIEDLEKKKRALGSVHFSTEYLNEPLSEEDMIFKPDWIQYYQPVEIYNKNLDVVMGVDPATGKKNGDYSAIVTVGKDRGTGLYYVLDAYGEKISDLKFANKIIEKYLIYKPRKIIFESQVFQELYKNTIMREASKQGIHLPIKPVKATIQKEIRIQRLAPLIENGLIHFKENQKLLIDQLIEFPKGSHDDLPDALEMAVSAFEKTSGDVKIVDSTPWNSKRLEIQY